A stretch of Sebastes fasciatus isolate fSebFas1 chromosome 19, fSebFas1.pri, whole genome shotgun sequence DNA encodes these proteins:
- the ash2l gene encoding set1/Ash2 histone methyltransferase complex subunit ASH2 isoform X2 produces the protein MASEGEAGSAANTEPDTGDGDAAFGELPTSMDTESSNGKEGMETAGEGSEAADALTGSGDEETGRQLGEVELQCALCMKWFTADTFGIDTATCLPFMTNYVFHCNVCHHSGNTYFLRKQANLKEMCLTALANLTWRSRTQDEHPKTMFSKDKDIIPFIDKYWECMTTRQRPGKLTWPNNIVKTMSKERDVFLVKEHPDPGSKDPEEEYPKFGLLDQDLGNIGPSYDTQKQTTAAPTAGGLNGALAPGPGKGRGAKRKQQQQQEGTAAGATKRTRSDPLFSAQRLPPHGYPLEHPFNKDGYRYILAEPDPHAPDPEKLELDCWAGKPIPGDLYRACLYERVLLALHDRAPQLKISDDRLTVTGEKGYSMVRASHGIRKGSWYFEVTVEEMPPETAARLGWSQPLGNLQAPLGYDKFSYSWRSKKGTRFHQSIGKHYSSSYGQGDTLGFFIELPDGTETSKALPDTYKDKALIKFKSYLYFEEKDYVDKAEKSLKSMSSSRMIFYKNGVNQGVAFENLFEGMYFPAISLYKSCTVSVNFGPHFKHPPKDVKFQPMSDMGWGAVLEHTLADMLYHVETDVDGRRSPPWEG, from the exons ATGGCGTCGGAAGGAGAAGCGGGCAGCGCTGCTAACACCGAACCAGACACCGGGGACGG GGATGCTGCATTTGGGGAGCTACCCACCAGCATGGATACTGAGTCATCAAACGGCAAAGAGGGAATG GAAACAGCCGGCGAAGGCTCTGAGGCTGCTGATGCTCTGACTGGATCTGGAGATGAGGAGACTGGGAGGCAGCTGGGAGAGGTGGAGCTGCAGTGTGCCTTGTGTATGAAGTGGTTCACTGCAGACACCTTTGGCATTGACACTGC GACCTGTCTTCCCTTCATGACTAATTACGTGTTTCACTGCAACGTGTGCCATCACAGCGGCAACACATACTTCCTCAGGAAACAAGCAA aCCTGAAGGAGATGTGCCTCACAGCGCTGGCTAACCTGACATGGCGGTCCAGAACGCAAGACGAGCACCCAAAGACGATGTTCTCCAAAGACAAG GATATCATACCATTCATTGACAAGTACTGGGAGTGCATGACAACTCGTCAGAGACCGGGGAAGCTCACCTGGCCCAACAACATAGTGAAGACAATG AGTAAAGAGCGAGATGTGTTCCTGGTGAAGGAACACCCTGACCCCGGCAGTAAAGACCCAGAGGAGGAGTACCCCAAATTTGGCCTGTTGGACCAG GACCTGGGAAACATTGGACCCTCGtatgacacacagaaacagaccaCTGCTGCTCCCACTGCCGGTGGACTGAACG GTGCTTTGGCCCCTGGTCCCGGGAAAGGAAGAGGAGCCAAACgtaaacaacagcagcaacaggagGGAACCGCTGCCGGAGCCACGAAGAGAACCAGAAG CGACCCCCTGTTCTCGGCCCAGCGCCTTCCTCCTCACGGTTACCCTCTAGAGCACCCCTTTAATAAAGACGGGTACCGTTACATCCTGGCAGAACCGGATCCTCACGCTCCAGACCCGGAGAAGCTGGAGCTGGACTGCTGGGCCGGCAAACCCATACCCGGAGATCTGTACAGGGCCTGTCTGTACGAGAGGGTGCTGCTGGCTTTACACGACCGAG CGCCTCAGCTGAAGATCTCTGACGACCGTCTGACGGTGACCGGTGAGAAGGGCTACTCCATGGTGCGAGCCTCCCACGGCATCCGGAAGGGCTCCTGGTACTTCGAGGTGACCGTTGAGGAGATGCCTCCAGAGACGGCCGCCCGGCTCGGCTGGTCTCAACCACTCG GTAACCTGCAGGCGCCGCTGGGTTACGACAAGTTCAGCTACTCGTGGCGCAGCAAGAAGGGCACGCGGTTTCACCAGTCGATAGGAAAGCATTACTCCTCCAGCTACGGTCAGGGGGACACGCTGGGCTTCTTCATAGAGCTGCCCGACGGCACGGAGACGTCCAAGGCTCTGCCGGACACGTACAAGGACAAG GCGCTAATTAAGTTCAAGAGCTACCTGTACTTTGAGGAAAAGGACTATGTCGACAAAGCAGAGAAAAGCCTGAAGTCCATGAGCTCCAGCAGG ATGATTTTCTATAAAAACGGAGTGAACCAAGGTGTCGCCTTTGAAAACCTGTTTGAAGGCATGTACTTCCCCGCCATCTCACTCTACAAGAGCTGCACG gtgTCGGTTAACTTTGGGCCACATTTCAAACACCCTCCGAAGGACGTTAAGTTCCAGCCG
- the ash2l gene encoding set1/Ash2 histone methyltransferase complex subunit ASH2 isoform X1 — protein sequence MASEGEAGSAANTEPDTGDGDAAFGELPTSMDTESSNGKEGMETAGEGSEAADALTGSGDEETGRQLGEVELQCALCMKWFTADTFGIDTATCLPFMTNYVFHCNVCHHSGNTYFLRKQANLKEMCLTALANLTWRSRTQDEHPKTMFSKDKDIIPFIDKYWECMTTRQRPGKLTWPNNIVKTMSKERDVFLVKEHPDPGSKDPEEEYPKFGLLDQDLGNIGPSYDTQKQTTAAPTAGGLNGGSSFSGALAPGPGKGRGAKRKQQQQQEGTAAGATKRTRSDPLFSAQRLPPHGYPLEHPFNKDGYRYILAEPDPHAPDPEKLELDCWAGKPIPGDLYRACLYERVLLALHDRAPQLKISDDRLTVTGEKGYSMVRASHGIRKGSWYFEVTVEEMPPETAARLGWSQPLGNLQAPLGYDKFSYSWRSKKGTRFHQSIGKHYSSSYGQGDTLGFFIELPDGTETSKALPDTYKDKALIKFKSYLYFEEKDYVDKAEKSLKSMSSSRMIFYKNGVNQGVAFENLFEGMYFPAISLYKSCTVSVNFGPHFKHPPKDVKFQPMSDMGWGAVLEHTLADMLYHVETDVDGRRSPPWEG from the exons ATGGCGTCGGAAGGAGAAGCGGGCAGCGCTGCTAACACCGAACCAGACACCGGGGACGG GGATGCTGCATTTGGGGAGCTACCCACCAGCATGGATACTGAGTCATCAAACGGCAAAGAGGGAATG GAAACAGCCGGCGAAGGCTCTGAGGCTGCTGATGCTCTGACTGGATCTGGAGATGAGGAGACTGGGAGGCAGCTGGGAGAGGTGGAGCTGCAGTGTGCCTTGTGTATGAAGTGGTTCACTGCAGACACCTTTGGCATTGACACTGC GACCTGTCTTCCCTTCATGACTAATTACGTGTTTCACTGCAACGTGTGCCATCACAGCGGCAACACATACTTCCTCAGGAAACAAGCAA aCCTGAAGGAGATGTGCCTCACAGCGCTGGCTAACCTGACATGGCGGTCCAGAACGCAAGACGAGCACCCAAAGACGATGTTCTCCAAAGACAAG GATATCATACCATTCATTGACAAGTACTGGGAGTGCATGACAACTCGTCAGAGACCGGGGAAGCTCACCTGGCCCAACAACATAGTGAAGACAATG AGTAAAGAGCGAGATGTGTTCCTGGTGAAGGAACACCCTGACCCCGGCAGTAAAGACCCAGAGGAGGAGTACCCCAAATTTGGCCTGTTGGACCAG GACCTGGGAAACATTGGACCCTCGtatgacacacagaaacagaccaCTGCTGCTCCCACTGCCGGTGGACTGAACG GTGGATCTTCTTTCTCAG GTGCTTTGGCCCCTGGTCCCGGGAAAGGAAGAGGAGCCAAACgtaaacaacagcagcaacaggagGGAACCGCTGCCGGAGCCACGAAGAGAACCAGAAG CGACCCCCTGTTCTCGGCCCAGCGCCTTCCTCCTCACGGTTACCCTCTAGAGCACCCCTTTAATAAAGACGGGTACCGTTACATCCTGGCAGAACCGGATCCTCACGCTCCAGACCCGGAGAAGCTGGAGCTGGACTGCTGGGCCGGCAAACCCATACCCGGAGATCTGTACAGGGCCTGTCTGTACGAGAGGGTGCTGCTGGCTTTACACGACCGAG CGCCTCAGCTGAAGATCTCTGACGACCGTCTGACGGTGACCGGTGAGAAGGGCTACTCCATGGTGCGAGCCTCCCACGGCATCCGGAAGGGCTCCTGGTACTTCGAGGTGACCGTTGAGGAGATGCCTCCAGAGACGGCCGCCCGGCTCGGCTGGTCTCAACCACTCG GTAACCTGCAGGCGCCGCTGGGTTACGACAAGTTCAGCTACTCGTGGCGCAGCAAGAAGGGCACGCGGTTTCACCAGTCGATAGGAAAGCATTACTCCTCCAGCTACGGTCAGGGGGACACGCTGGGCTTCTTCATAGAGCTGCCCGACGGCACGGAGACGTCCAAGGCTCTGCCGGACACGTACAAGGACAAG GCGCTAATTAAGTTCAAGAGCTACCTGTACTTTGAGGAAAAGGACTATGTCGACAAAGCAGAGAAAAGCCTGAAGTCCATGAGCTCCAGCAGG ATGATTTTCTATAAAAACGGAGTGAACCAAGGTGTCGCCTTTGAAAACCTGTTTGAAGGCATGTACTTCCCCGCCATCTCACTCTACAAGAGCTGCACG gtgTCGGTTAACTTTGGGCCACATTTCAAACACCCTCCGAAGGACGTTAAGTTCCAGCCG